The window GCCGCTGCCCTTCTGGGCATTCTGCTCGTCGCCTTCAATGTGCGCACCGCGGTCTCGTCGATTTCTCCTATCGCCGGCGACATCGTGATCGATGTTCCCATCACGAGCGTGGAGTTCGGCTTCATCGGCGCGCTGCCCCCCATAGCGTTCGCGTTCTCGGCATTATTCGGCGCGGCGATCGCCCGGCGCGTCGGTGTCGAACGGCTCATGGGCGTTGCCATCCTGGCCATGATCGTGGGGCATCTTGGTCGGGCTTCCTTCACGAGTCTGGGCATGCTCATCGCCGGCACCATGCTTGCGCTCGCGGGCGCTGGCATCGCAAATGTGCTGTTACCACCGCTGGTCAAACGCTATTTTCCCGACCGCATTGGTCTCGTGACGGGCATCTACGTGAGCGTCGTCTCCGTGAGCGCTGCTGTTCCATCGTCTCTTGCTGTGCCTGTCGCCGAGGCTGGTGGGTGGAGGCTTTCGCTCGGAGTGTGGGCTGTCGTTGCCGCCGTCTGCCTGCTGCCGTGGGCCGTCATTCTGGTTCGTCAACATCGCGAGCGGGCGAGAGCCCTGCGAGGAGGCGGTGGCGTGGAGGCTCCTGCCGCACGCCTGAAGGGTTCGCTTCTGAAGTCGCGGGTGGCGTGGGCGATTGCGCTCACCTT is drawn from Salinibacterium hongtaonis and contains these coding sequences:
- a CDS encoding MFS transporter; this translates as MTAAGQRDQPAPMPLWAGRAAALLGILLVAFNVRTAVSSISPIAGDIVIDVPITSVEFGFIGALPPIAFAFSALFGAAIARRVGVERLMGVAILAMIVGHLGRASFTSLGMLIAGTMLALAGAGIANVLLPPLVKRYFPDRIGLVTGIYVSVVSVSAAVPSSLAVPVAEAGGWRLSLGVWAVVAAVCLLPWAVILVRQHRERARALRGGGGVEAPAARLKGSLLKSRVAWAIALTFSLSSGHVYAAFAWLPQLLVDTAGVTPAEAGVLLAVYAIMGVPAALVVPALAQRMRNVGILVYAGILSFVLGYLGLLVAPAAVPWLWAVLTGLGALLFPVALTLINTRTRTHEGSVALSGFVQGVGYGVAALGPLLFALFHDVSGGWVLPLFYLIVTAVATVFAGWHLRTPVFLEDELARHER